Proteins from a genomic interval of Bacteroidia bacterium:
- a CDS encoding acyltransferase family protein, with product MMDKRLHYVDALRVIAILMMYLFHVSMVFVSDWGWHIKNQESSQLLLELNFWMSSFRMPLLFMVSGCISYILMQRMSWQSFGKLRFQRLLIPTFIWTFLLVAPQIYFERKLQGSDLNYLEFYSTFLDFQWWPQGNFHWLHLWFIPYLFSYNLLSLPIFYLLKRRHIFSKKQIRSYHIALFILIAIIPHCLLYPYFPPSFDLIHDFARHAFFFFFILAGLFYIHIKELATFIESRRKTFLSLASFCLVWINILRWNAWEPFSPGIDWEAGLSSYLYLGLLNIHSWMWVLTSLGYGKKYLNRPSRILTYANTAVYPFYILHQTLIVILAFYTVQTNDSIIFKFFFLLFLAFISFLLIYHLLIRPYNFIRFLFGMKKKRNTSL from the coding sequence ATGATGGACAAAAGACTTCACTATGTAGACGCTCTCAGGGTTATTGCGATTCTGATGATGTATCTTTTTCATGTTTCTATGGTTTTTGTCAGTGATTGGGGCTGGCACATAAAGAATCAAGAAAGCAGCCAGCTATTACTGGAACTCAATTTTTGGATGTCTTCTTTTAGAATGCCGCTCCTTTTCATGGTATCCGGATGTATCTCTTATATCCTCATGCAAAGGATGTCCTGGCAGTCCTTTGGCAAACTCCGCTTTCAAAGGCTGCTTATTCCTACTTTTATTTGGACCTTCCTTCTCGTAGCTCCTCAAATCTATTTTGAAAGGAAGCTACAGGGCTCAGACTTGAATTACCTCGAATTTTATTCGACTTTTCTGGACTTCCAATGGTGGCCTCAAGGCAATTTCCATTGGCTCCATCTCTGGTTTATCCCCTATTTGTTTTCTTACAATCTCCTTTCGCTTCCTATTTTCTACTTGTTAAAACGGAGACATATTTTCTCAAAGAAACAAATCAGGAGCTATCATATCGCTTTATTTATACTTATAGCTATTATTCCTCATTGTTTGCTATATCCTTATTTCCCACCTTCTTTTGATTTGATTCATGACTTTGCCCGTCATGCCTTTTTCTTCTTTTTTATCCTGGCAGGTTTGTTCTATATCCATATCAAGGAATTAGCTACTTTCATCGAGTCCAGAAGAAAAACATTCCTCAGTTTAGCTTCTTTTTGTTTAGTATGGATTAATATTCTCCGCTGGAATGCATGGGAACCCTTTTCTCCAGGAATAGACTGGGAAGCCGGCTTAAGTTCCTATCTGTATCTCGGCTTATTGAACATCCATAGCTGGATGTGGGTCCTGACTTCATTGGGATATGGGAAGAAATACCTGAATAGACCTTCCCGCATCCTTACCTATGCAAATACCGCCGTTTACCCATTCTATATATTGCATCAAACCCTCATCGTTATCCTTGCTTTCTACACAGTCCAGACAAATGATTCAATAATCTTTAAATTCTTCTTTTTACTATTTCTAGCATTCATCAGTTTTCTGCTTATCTATCATTTGTTGATCCGTCCTTACAATTTTATTCGCTTCTTGTTCGGCATGAAGAAAAAAAGAAATACATCTTTATAG
- a CDS encoding sulfatase: protein MKLLRRILIAIFLLFSLLLGGLVFFIKKNSFQVEAWEFPEQMEASASVDARPNILLLVAEDMSDRVGAFRDNVAHTPNIDRLAEKGVRFPNTFTTAGVCSPSRAALITGMMQTQIASHHMRTGSRPEGAYTSVPPPEVKAFPELLRKAGYFTFNTAKQDYQFSGAFPGSGPFTIWDEENESKLWRNRETGQPFFGMMNFMETHETGLFAPLGTKPHGAMHLGIQLFRKLSSQEAVVQTDPAKVELPPYFPDTEIVRKDIAKHYNNISAMDAIVGDILDKLEKDGLTDNTIIIWTTDHGDCLPRSKRELYDSGIKVPMIVYVPPRWRNEGYQAGGIDSSLVSFIDLAPSILKMADAAVPDFIEGQDFLSPDTSRTYILAARDRIDEVPDRQRAIRDKRFKYIRSWHPEQEGGHPLAFRDNLDIMRELWQLKDAGKLNAEQLRWFEAPGEERLFDTWTDPFELKDLSQDTAYQEDLHRLRSALKEYLASHKDWGEIAEGDMVEEFHPGGKTPKTKAPLIQEDGGKITIESSIEGASIAYRINEGKWKLYHEALNMEGVTKIMAKAVRYGWEESEEIQLEVGK from the coding sequence ATGAAACTACTACGAAGAATACTCATTGCTATATTTCTCCTCTTTAGCCTGCTATTAGGGGGCTTGGTCTTTTTTATAAAGAAAAACAGTTTTCAAGTGGAAGCCTGGGAATTCCCGGAACAAATGGAAGCTTCTGCTTCTGTGGATGCAAGACCTAATATTCTTTTATTGGTAGCTGAAGATATGAGTGATCGAGTCGGAGCTTTTAGAGATAATGTGGCTCATACTCCTAATATTGACCGTTTAGCGGAAAAGGGAGTTCGCTTTCCCAATACCTTCACTACCGCAGGCGTATGTTCGCCAAGTAGAGCTGCCCTGATCACGGGTATGATGCAAACCCAAATTGCTTCCCATCATATGCGGACCGGAAGCAGACCCGAAGGTGCTTATACCTCTGTTCCGCCTCCTGAGGTAAAAGCTTTCCCCGAACTCCTACGCAAAGCCGGCTACTTCACTTTCAATACTGCCAAGCAGGACTACCAATTTAGCGGGGCTTTCCCTGGCTCGGGCCCTTTCACTATTTGGGATGAAGAAAATGAGAGCAAGCTCTGGAGGAATCGAGAAACAGGCCAGCCTTTTTTTGGGATGATGAATTTCATGGAGACGCATGAAACAGGTCTTTTCGCTCCATTAGGTACAAAGCCTCATGGAGCCATGCATTTGGGAATACAGCTTTTTCGAAAACTGAGTAGCCAGGAAGCTGTCGTCCAAACCGATCCTGCTAAAGTGGAACTCCCGCCCTATTTCCCCGATACAGAAATCGTAAGAAAAGATATCGCCAAACACTATAACAATATATCTGCTATGGATGCGATTGTAGGAGATATTTTGGATAAGCTTGAGAAAGATGGCCTGACTGATAATACCATTATCATCTGGACAACGGATCATGGCGATTGTTTACCCCGATCTAAGCGAGAATTATATGATTCCGGTATCAAAGTGCCCATGATCGTTTATGTCCCTCCCCGATGGAGGAATGAGGGCTATCAGGCGGGAGGTATAGATTCTAGTCTGGTCAGTTTTATCGATCTGGCTCCCAGTATCCTGAAAATGGCTGATGCAGCTGTCCCTGATTTTATCGAAGGACAGGATTTCCTTTCGCCCGATACCTCCAGAACCTATATCCTGGCAGCCAGAGATAGAATTGATGAAGTTCCCGATCGACAAAGGGCTATCCGCGATAAACGCTTTAAGTATATCCGCAGTTGGCATCCGGAACAGGAAGGAGGACATCCTCTTGCATTTAGGGATAATCTCGACATCATGAGGGAGTTATGGCAACTCAAAGATGCCGGAAAATTGAATGCGGAGCAATTGCGTTGGTTTGAGGCGCCGGGTGAGGAAAGACTTTTCGATACCTGGACGGATCCTTTTGAACTAAAGGATTTGAGTCAGGATACTGCTTACCAGGAGGATTTGCATCGACTCAGAAGCGCACTTAAGGAATACCTGGCAAGCCATAAAGACTGGGGAGAAATCGCAGAGGGAGATATGGTAGAGGAATTTCATCCCGGAGGAAAAACTCCCAAAACCAAAGCTCCCCTTATTCAAGAGGATGGAGGTAAAATCACCATCGAATCATCCATTGAGGGAGCCTCTATCGCCTATAGAATCAATGAAGGAAAATGGAAGCTCTATCATGAAGCGCTGAATATGGAAGGAGTTACTAAAATTATGGCTAAAGCCGTAAGATATGGTTGGGAGGAAAGTGAGGAAATACAATTAGAAGTGGGAAAATAG
- a CDS encoding helix-turn-helix domain-containing protein translates to MESLVLIGAVQAFFIASLFIGGKKVIDEHKVLIFFFLINGLLLLDHYFEISSLSLNHPHLIGLTYPLPLILGPILYYYTLAISSKVKIAIRRFFILHGIPFLLLTLFLLFDFYFLSAGEKLAYYQRESQEETSTIIYIAEFFLNFSVPLYSLFSLIHIHRYRKRLADEFSFTENIDLQWLKVILYFFMALSFVSLSTHIISDLIPLIPFSQADNLLFLSLSLAILFIGYFGIKQQAIYPRHIESPLSSSISTAESKSRNKDFQEEKARLEELLKSQKLYLRPRLSLDELAQEMNMSSNQLSQLINEGFQKSFYDLINEMRVDEVKAKIHDLDYAHLSLLGIGLESGFNSKSSFNLIFKKFSGQTPSQYRKNFLKNKS, encoded by the coding sequence ATGGAAAGTCTGGTACTTATCGGAGCCGTACAGGCATTTTTCATTGCCAGCTTATTTATAGGCGGGAAAAAGGTTATCGATGAACATAAAGTCCTGATTTTCTTTTTTCTGATAAATGGACTCCTACTCCTGGATCATTATTTTGAGATCAGTTCACTTAGTTTAAACCATCCACATCTCATTGGTTTGACCTATCCTCTTCCCCTGATTCTTGGACCCATCCTGTATTACTATACCCTGGCAATAAGCAGTAAGGTAAAGATTGCCATTCGACGATTTTTTATCTTGCACGGAATTCCCTTCCTCCTACTGACACTCTTTCTTCTCTTTGATTTTTATTTTCTATCTGCAGGGGAAAAACTTGCCTATTATCAAAGAGAAAGTCAGGAGGAAACTTCCACGATTATCTATATAGCTGAGTTTTTTCTCAATTTTTCGGTACCTCTTTATTCCCTCTTTTCGCTTATTCATATTCACAGATACAGGAAGAGATTAGCAGATGAGTTTTCCTTTACAGAAAACATCGATTTACAATGGCTAAAAGTAATTCTGTATTTCTTCATGGCCCTCTCCTTTGTTTCTCTTTCCACCCATATTATTAGCGACCTCATTCCTCTCATTCCCTTTTCTCAGGCAGACAACCTCCTCTTCCTATCTTTAAGCCTGGCGATCCTCTTCATAGGTTATTTCGGTATCAAGCAACAAGCCATTTATCCCCGGCATATAGAATCGCCCTTGTCCTCCTCCATTTCAACTGCCGAATCAAAAAGCAGGAATAAAGATTTCCAGGAGGAAAAAGCTCGCTTGGAAGAGCTTTTAAAAAGCCAAAAACTTTACCTGAGACCCAGACTTTCCCTGGATGAACTCGCGCAGGAAATGAATATGTCCTCCAATCAACTTTCCCAACTTATCAATGAGGGCTTTCAGAAAAGTTTTTATGATCTGATCAATGAAATGCGGGTGGATGAAGTGAAAGCAAAAATACATGACTTAGACTACGCTCACCTTTCTTTATTAGGAATCGGACTGGAATCTGGATTTAATTCCAAAAGCTCCTTTAACCTCATTTTTAAGAAATTTAGCGGGCAAACTCCTTCTCAATACAGAAAAAACTTCCTGAAAAACAAGTCCTAA
- a CDS encoding DUF5694 domain-containing protein has product MRYLIIPLLLFFSFPLTAQKLDIYLLGSVHHFEEEYQSLQNLEEIENFIVELKPDIICIEAIPTYDTESLEEIWGNTLKKADRLRDSLEKSDFHSQTRSTDLILKGAAFYAQYDFWNAYYYWMQAESAGDSLGYFAKYHRNLKHSEYGLFVYPAGIRLGMDQYYPIDYRAGEKDFLSNNNKVLKKFFFSLKWKPLKSYLKTQKRYKKAQKEGGLMEYVNGAEFQDAFSQLIDQLPDRLPTSLEARDVKSYWLKRNEIMADRIIEQARSTGAQKVLLTVGSAHISHIKRFLEAKGHSVRTFGEILAQNPH; this is encoded by the coding sequence ATGAGATACCTGATCATCCCGCTTTTATTGTTCTTCTCTTTTCCCCTTACTGCCCAAAAACTGGATATCTACTTGCTGGGGTCAGTCCATCATTTTGAAGAAGAATACCAATCGCTTCAAAATCTGGAAGAGATAGAAAACTTTATCGTTGAGCTAAAGCCGGATATTATTTGCATCGAAGCCATTCCAACTTATGATACGGAAAGTCTGGAAGAAATCTGGGGGAATACCCTTAAAAAAGCAGATCGCTTACGCGATAGCCTGGAAAAGTCAGATTTTCACTCTCAGACCCGATCTACAGATCTCATTCTTAAAGGAGCAGCGTTTTATGCGCAATATGATTTCTGGAATGCTTATTACTATTGGATGCAAGCGGAAAGTGCAGGAGATAGTTTAGGGTATTTTGCCAAATATCACCGAAACCTCAAGCATTCAGAATACGGCCTCTTTGTTTATCCTGCCGGTATCAGATTAGGGATGGATCAGTATTATCCCATTGATTACAGAGCGGGAGAAAAAGACTTTCTCTCCAACAATAATAAAGTCCTTAAAAAGTTCTTCTTTTCCCTGAAATGGAAGCCACTCAAAAGCTATTTAAAAACCCAAAAGCGATATAAAAAAGCCCAAAAGGAAGGAGGCCTGATGGAATATGTGAATGGAGCTGAATTTCAAGATGCCTTTTCACAACTTATTGATCAACTCCCGGATCGATTGCCAACATCTCTTGAGGCCAGAGATGTCAAAAGCTATTGGTTGAAAAGAAATGAGATCATGGCAGATCGGATCATTGAGCAAGCCCGGTCAACAGGCGCCCAAAAAGTACTTCTCACAGTAGGAAGCGCGCACATCAGTCATATCAAGCGATTCCTGGAAGCAAAAGGACATAGCGTACGGACCTTTGGAGAAATCCTGGCTCAAAATCCTCATTAG
- a CDS encoding LytTR family DNA-binding domain-containing protein, with product MRLTYDLLKNWKVILLSTFLISLFYQAIIYLHPENLDWVGSKAFSYSNLFYFLFIDQFLIEIWTISILFFLIRLYARKWKLNRLELTLKDLLLYELKFLPLLLLAFLFFAPFSLSLRYFLHHFPDWKPDIYFNQYFYSWKIYINYLPVVLMAGYAILNVNLLRLYQQQLDETRQDLVLAQKPQIQERLAATDELGQRLLKPNEIAWIERIDRKTFAFIPKEKLRLKENLSELEAKLDPDKFVRINRSTLINLDYLHNYSYWENDKYVVRLIAQDREFIMSRNRLKKLKDKFIPQA from the coding sequence ATGCGTCTTACTTATGATTTATTGAAAAACTGGAAGGTGATCCTACTTTCTACCTTTCTAATAAGCCTTTTTTATCAGGCCATTATATACCTGCATCCCGAAAATCTGGACTGGGTGGGAAGTAAGGCTTTCTCTTATTCCAATCTCTTCTACTTTCTCTTTATCGACCAATTTCTCATTGAGATTTGGACCATTAGCATCCTTTTTTTCTTAATCAGGCTGTATGCGAGAAAATGGAAACTCAATCGACTGGAATTGACCTTGAAAGATCTTCTCCTTTATGAATTGAAATTTTTGCCCCTATTGCTACTTGCTTTCCTCTTCTTTGCGCCCTTTTCTTTAAGCCTTAGGTATTTTTTACATCATTTCCCGGATTGGAAGCCGGATATCTATTTCAATCAGTATTTCTATAGCTGGAAAATCTACATCAATTATCTCCCGGTTGTCCTTATGGCGGGCTATGCAATCCTGAATGTGAATTTGCTGAGGCTATATCAACAGCAATTGGACGAAACCAGACAGGATTTAGTTTTGGCTCAAAAACCACAGATACAGGAACGATTAGCAGCTACTGATGAGCTTGGACAACGATTGCTTAAACCTAATGAGATTGCCTGGATAGAAAGGATTGATCGAAAAACCTTTGCCTTTATCCCGAAAGAAAAACTACGGCTCAAAGAAAACCTGAGTGAACTGGAAGCTAAACTCGATCCGGATAAGTTTGTACGAATCAACCGTAGTACCCTGATCAATCTGGATTATCTCCACAATTATTCTTATTGGGAGAATGACAAATACGTAGTCCGTCTTATAGCCCAGGACAGGGAGTTTATCATGTCCCGGAATCGTTTGAAAAAGTTAAAAGACAAATTTATTCCGCAGGCCTGA
- a CDS encoding class I SAM-dependent methyltransferase, whose amino-acid sequence MSSSYNSYYQQENLFGQAYPELLAFFNQFESKGKVLDLGCGQGRDAIPLARMGFEVKAIDSSEVGIEQIKKIVIQEGLSLSVEVADIFSFEGSADFDFILLDSMFHFAKKDKEKECRLLEKLFSNMKQGAIMCICIQITTKKEKVLGALIAQHSYLRMIREEDFLYTFHDQSSGHTSTSDYRMICLEKVQLA is encoded by the coding sequence ATGTCCAGCAGCTATAATAGCTATTATCAGCAGGAAAACCTTTTTGGGCAGGCCTATCCGGAATTACTGGCTTTTTTCAATCAATTTGAATCGAAAGGGAAAGTCCTTGACCTGGGTTGTGGTCAGGGCCGGGATGCTATTCCTTTGGCACGGATGGGATTTGAGGTTAAAGCGATCGACTCATCCGAAGTAGGAATAGAGCAAATCAAGAAAATTGTAATTCAGGAGGGTCTTAGCCTATCTGTGGAAGTGGCAGATATTTTTTCTTTTGAGGGAAGTGCAGACTTCGACTTTATTCTGCTCGATAGCATGTTTCACTTTGCAAAAAAGGACAAAGAGAAAGAATGCCGCTTGTTAGAGAAACTATTCTCAAATATGAAGCAAGGAGCGATTATGTGCATTTGTATTCAGATTACTACTAAAAAAGAGAAAGTCCTCGGAGCGTTGATAGCTCAACATTCTTATTTGCGTATGATTCGCGAAGAGGATTTCCTCTACACCTTCCATGATCAAAGTTCTGGACACACTTCTACCTCTGATTATCGAATGATCTGTTTGGAAAAAGTTCAGTTAGCATAA
- a CDS encoding RNA polymerase sigma factor, whose product MSSDFYQASILPYAGIIIKICRAYTHSQADFEDYYQEVCLQIWRSKDSFKGDSTWSTWIYRLSLNVCLTLLRKDKKNQHIVTAETLPAEQKEEKAAFSDEDLNQLYRAIRQLKEIDRAVILLYLEEKSYQEIAEIMGTNANNVGVRIKRIKERLKKMLYGKVY is encoded by the coding sequence GTGAGCAGCGACTTTTATCAGGCTTCTATTTTACCCTATGCCGGCATCATCATCAAGATCTGTCGGGCATATACCCATAGCCAGGCTGACTTTGAAGATTATTACCAGGAGGTATGCCTGCAAATCTGGAGAAGCAAGGATAGCTTTAAAGGCGATTCCACTTGGTCGACCTGGATTTACAGGCTGAGCCTGAATGTTTGCCTCACCCTTTTAAGAAAGGACAAAAAGAACCAACACATAGTTACTGCTGAGACCCTGCCTGCCGAGCAAAAGGAGGAGAAGGCTGCTTTTTCGGATGAGGATCTCAATCAACTCTATCGGGCCATCAGACAACTGAAGGAGATAGATCGGGCTGTCATTCTCTTATACCTGGAAGAAAAATCCTATCAGGAAATCGCCGAGATCATGGGTACCAATGCAAATAATGTGGGGGTGCGAATCAAACGAATTAAAGAAAGACTAAAGAAAATGCTTTATGGAAAAGTCTATTGA
- a CDS encoding alpha/beta fold hydrolase, with product MDHHSQDVYQKKYSKLRPAYMPYLKHKGEYILLLFLSFTVITPLSVFSQNLDTLVSVGKQKLHFNIQKGKGIPILFESGGGNDGSIWNPLLGPLQEITGTSLITYDRAGYGQSSLNPDLPDDEKGFIDHGIDALMEGLDKLGYDEELILVAHSYGGFYAAYVAAHYPDRVKAIVLIDVNLKSFWTDKFLEQKKAEFTPEWLEYVKGLSQGLYYECLSLEKTVKSVRKFDFPPDIPIIDIVADNPPEFELEADRERWKERHIEFAAKRDNVQGILANDCSHYLHYDNPALAINSIVKLYAQLDPNSDSQDILSKSLQYNLEQSNTYREREYEFWHSERDLNRWGYELLNEEELEKALEIFKLNTLLFPNSANVYDSYGEALLLDGKHKEAREMYKKSLELNPDNDRAREILDSISKN from the coding sequence ATGGACCATCATTCACAAGATGTTTACCAAAAGAAGTACAGCAAACTAAGACCTGCATATATGCCTTACCTGAAACACAAAGGGGAGTATATCTTACTCCTCTTCCTCTCATTCACAGTAATCACTCCCCTATCCGTTTTTTCTCAAAATCTGGATACGCTGGTATCTGTGGGAAAGCAAAAACTCCATTTCAATATTCAGAAAGGAAAAGGGATACCTATCCTTTTTGAATCTGGCGGAGGAAATGATGGCAGCATCTGGAATCCCTTATTAGGACCTTTGCAGGAAATAACGGGCACTAGCCTGATTACTTACGACAGGGCCGGATACGGACAAAGCAGCCTTAATCCGGATTTGCCCGATGATGAAAAAGGCTTCATTGACCATGGAATCGATGCCTTGATGGAAGGCCTGGATAAGCTGGGCTATGATGAGGAATTGATTTTGGTTGCCCATTCTTATGGAGGATTCTATGCGGCCTATGTAGCCGCCCATTATCCCGATCGAGTCAAAGCCATTGTCCTTATAGATGTTAACCTAAAAAGCTTCTGGACCGATAAATTCCTGGAGCAAAAAAAGGCAGAATTTACCCCGGAATGGTTGGAGTATGTGAAGGGCTTAAGTCAAGGTCTTTATTATGAATGCCTTTCTCTGGAGAAGACTGTGAAAAGTGTCCGCAAATTTGATTTCCCTCCTGACATACCGATTATAGATATAGTAGCGGATAATCCTCCTGAATTTGAATTAGAAGCGGATCGGGAAAGATGGAAAGAGCGCCACATCGAATTTGCCGCAAAACGCGATAATGTCCAGGGAATACTCGCCAATGATTGTTCTCACTATCTCCATTATGATAATCCGGCTTTGGCAATAAATAGCATTGTCAAACTGTATGCACAGCTTGATCCAAATAGTGATTCACAAGATATCCTCAGCAAAAGCCTGCAGTACAATCTGGAGCAGAGCAATACCTACCGCGAACGGGAATATGAATTTTGGCATTCAGAAAGGGACCTCAATCGATGGGGCTATGAATTGCTCAATGAAGAGGAACTGGAAAAAGCCCTGGAAATATTTAAACTCAATACCCTCCTTTTTCCCAATAGTGCGAATGTCTATGATAGCTATGGGGAGGCCCTTTTATTGGACGGAAAGCATAAGGAAGCAAGGGAGATGTATAAAAAATCCCTAGAACTCAATCCTGATAATGATCGGGCAAGGGAAATACTGGATAGCATTTCTAAAAACTGA
- a CDS encoding nuclear transport factor 2 family protein — protein sequence MKRISFIILLLAFLPSLQAQSEFELISQTLTDYIEGSTNGQPDRLKKAFHPDLNLYYVKNDDVAVWSGKSYILDTKEGEPTGERGKIISIDYENNAAVAKVEISHPKNPVPYIDYFMLLKTNGKWTIIHKMFTKRSTAN from the coding sequence ATGAAAAGAATAAGTTTCATCATCCTTTTACTGGCTTTTTTGCCCTCTCTTCAGGCACAATCTGAATTTGAACTCATCAGCCAAACCCTCACAGATTATATAGAAGGCTCAACCAATGGTCAACCTGACAGACTTAAAAAGGCCTTTCATCCAGATCTGAATCTCTATTATGTGAAAAATGATGATGTCGCGGTATGGTCAGGCAAATCCTATATCCTGGATACCAAAGAAGGGGAGCCTACCGGAGAAAGAGGCAAGATTATTTCTATCGATTATGAAAACAATGCAGCCGTAGCAAAAGTCGAGATTTCTCACCCCAAAAATCCAGTTCCTTATATCGACTACTTTATGCTGCTCAAAACAAATGGGAAATGGACCATCATTCACAAGATGTTTACCAAAAGAAGTACAGCAAACTAA
- a CDS encoding helix-turn-helix domain-containing protein — MAFETQVLFFFSALGAFNGLFLSAYFAFFVKHRNRESYFLAGLLLAVSVRVTKSVFLTFDPNISNTFIQIGLGACALIGPCLYLYTRESLKPKENPSWNWLLHILPVVIIMFLLGYFFPYRENYMMWQRSGGGPFGWILYGQWFVYILFSFLLCRKTFACLFKKGEKLSDKEIWIISLVCGIFIIWLFYNLVPYTSYVFGAISFSFVFYLLLLLWIFKRRNNTSFLVQQVKYANKKIEEKEAKSIAGKLDILFQTEALYKNPELKLPQLAARLDIAPHLLSQYLNDNLGKSFSNFINEYRIQAAEEMLKHEHHLTLEAIGQECGFKSNSSFYTAFKKFKGQTPAKFKKSLV, encoded by the coding sequence ATGGCATTTGAAACACAAGTATTATTCTTCTTTAGTGCACTTGGGGCATTCAATGGCCTCTTTCTAAGTGCCTATTTTGCCTTTTTTGTAAAACACAGAAATCGGGAAAGTTATTTTCTCGCAGGTCTTTTACTGGCAGTGAGTGTACGGGTTACCAAATCAGTTTTTCTCACTTTTGACCCTAATATTTCCAATACCTTCATCCAAATTGGTTTGGGAGCTTGTGCCCTGATTGGTCCTTGTTTATACCTTTATACCCGAGAAAGCCTGAAGCCCAAGGAAAACCCCTCCTGGAACTGGCTCTTGCATATCCTTCCCGTCGTAATCATTATGTTTTTACTCGGCTATTTTTTCCCCTACAGAGAAAATTATATGATGTGGCAAAGAAGCGGAGGAGGTCCTTTTGGTTGGATTCTATATGGGCAATGGTTCGTATACATCCTCTTTTCCTTCCTTCTATGTAGAAAGACCTTTGCTTGTCTGTTCAAAAAAGGAGAAAAATTGAGTGATAAGGAGATTTGGATCATAAGCCTTGTATGCGGCATATTCATCATCTGGCTCTTCTACAATTTGGTTCCTTATACCTCCTATGTATTCGGAGCGATTTCCTTTTCTTTTGTTTTCTATCTCCTTCTTCTCTTATGGATATTTAAAAGGCGGAATAATACTTCCTTTTTGGTACAGCAGGTCAAGTATGCTAATAAGAAAATTGAGGAAAAGGAAGCCAAGTCTATTGCGGGCAAACTGGACATCTTATTCCAAACAGAAGCTTTATACAAAAATCCAGAGCTCAAACTCCCCCAATTAGCAGCCAGACTCGACATCGCCCCTCACCTACTTTCTCAATATCTCAATGATAATCTGGGGAAAAGTTTTTCCAATTTCATCAATGAATATCGGATACAGGCAGCGGAGGAAATGCTAAAACATGAACATCATCTCACCCTGGAGGCCATCGGCCAGGAATGTGGTTTTAAATCCAATTCCTCTTTTTACACTGCATTCAAAAAATTCAAAGGTCAAACCCCGGCCAAATTCAAAAAGTCCCTCGTTTAG
- a CDS encoding CIA30 family protein — MLVKVFLPLILFFSVTTDAPYKINFGQKLDGQKWRVINDGVMGGLSQGSAYLTEEGLKFSGRISLDNNGGFASLRSPYQNMDLRAFKEVRIRYRTKGLKLGFRLELNRAFYLPYYKSNLRQSDGEWITQVIPLKEFEEYRLGKQTGARISSSELARIIRIGFICAEKREGDFEIEIDSIEFR, encoded by the coding sequence ATGCTAGTAAAAGTTTTTCTTCCCCTTATTCTCTTCTTTTCCGTGACAACAGATGCCCCTTATAAAATAAACTTCGGCCAAAAGCTTGACGGTCAAAAGTGGAGAGTAATCAACGATGGGGTCATGGGAGGGCTTTCTCAGGGTTCCGCCTACCTCACTGAGGAAGGTTTGAAATTCAGCGGTAGGATTTCCCTCGATAATAATGGAGGTTTTGCTTCCCTGAGAAGTCCTTACCAGAATATGGATCTCCGAGCTTTTAAGGAAGTTCGTATCCGGTATCGGACGAAAGGATTGAAGTTGGGATTCCGCTTGGAGCTCAATCGAGCCTTCTACCTCCCCTATTACAAAAGCAATCTCAGGCAAAGCGATGGAGAATGGATTACCCAAGTCATCCCGCTCAAAGAGTTCGAAGAATATCGTTTGGGAAAGCAAACGGGTGCTAGAATTAGTTCCTCAGAGCTTGCTCGTATTATTCGGATCGGTTTTATCTGCGCAGAGAAAAGAGAAGGAGATTTTGAAATCGAAATTGACTCCATCGAATTCCGCTAA